In Daucus carota subsp. sativus chromosome 4, DH1 v3.0, whole genome shotgun sequence, one DNA window encodes the following:
- the LOC108217386 gene encoding retrovirus-related Pol polyprotein from transposon RE2 codes for MASSTQTVTSDTEIIHLNAPTHLPTKLTQNNFPVWSTQVKSTLIGLGVISYIDGTVEIPAQFLKDNVPNPAFMVWNRQDKIILSALLGSCHETIQPLVSTALSAKEMWERIVIMFANKSRSRVMSLKSHLLSNPCGSRPISEYLRDIRTTADDLAIAGHPMADDDLVLLTLNGLSDEYSNIRSAIKVREAPMTFAALHEQLVDHERGLKNKVPEPTVVTANFTQKVNHNSRGMYSNSSFTPRTNSSWNQSSPGRPYGSHSGRNNQQYFNKQTQSYIKNNRPYCQFCQRQGHATKECRQLARFLKDNDIQNPTPAVNNTMLQPNQKQQWLFDTGASHHITNDPTNYTSFSDYGGPEEVLIGNGSGLPITHTGTSHLNSDAKNFILNDVLCVPSLNKNLISVAKFCNTNNVSIEFFPLQFQVNDLKTGVVLLRGENYNDVYYAHSIPQNLMSPQINVTNSTLIESWHNRLGHPAFPVLRHLLLSNNLVSSIPSDSLFSCNACNCNKSHKQPFGVSSMTSSRPLELIYTDVWGPAVTSIDKFKYYLLFVDHYTKYIWLYPIKQKSDVHHVFIQFKQVVEKFFNLSIKSIFSDNGGEFVALASFLNSQGISHFTTPPHTPEHNGMAERRHGHIVQTGLTLLHQASLPLTFWSHAFQAATYLINRLPSRTNQYCTPFESLFGKSPNYSRLKIFGCLCYPWLRPYNNSKLQPKSVPCIFLGYSPSKSSYKCLDLNHNRLYHSRHVHFVESQFPMHNKTRDSALPVVPDSYYPPLNPTVVTTPPLTTTILPQSQTTQTASFTETPPASHEGPTSSSSSQINSPVVSSPPSASSQIESTSVSHPPSPSPNLLPEPRSRRPNPKYFNSQFINHTTLHPISPSLEPKSVSQALKDLHWREAMSLEFDALTKNGTWDLVPKSNQPTIACKWVFRIKRNPDGSVNKYKARLVAKGFQQRPGVDYSETFSPVTKPATIRIVLSIALSRGWPTRQLDINNAFLNGHLNDEVYMVQPPGFLHPSYPHHICRLRRTIYGLKQASHEWYKALKTFLLEYGFKSSVADSALFIYHSAGIIIYFMVYVDDIVLTGNNVPSVNKFVACLNQKFSLKDLGPLHHFLGVEVIPTNSGLFLSQAKHISDLLSQHHLDGAKEMITPMSATSNLVLHDGSQSIDPTPYRKLVGGLQYLSITRPDVSFAVNKLSQFMHAPTENHWVALKRILRYLKERDNSLCDSDWGGERDTGRSTTGYVVYLGSNPISWKSSKQNSVSRSSSEAEYKAVANAAAELIWLKNLLSELHIPASSPPTIYCDNTGATYLSSNPVFHSRMKHISLDYHFVREQVAAGSLRVAHVHSKDQFADILTKPLSRQSFLHLRTKLGVSNGASILRGRNMHSADSKVSNIEAKTSDMERELIELRSRTNMLSGRMGSLDKYFSENEGLSKEEVCEDYNNRKGGNDGYVDLNEMRVVMREEFKRRLKNMLGREDYASGGAVVRKHSVKADYFADPVRMITPSFGQPGECFGLKGNRGFVEIKLRSAIIPQAVTLEHVAKSVVDNRSSAPKDCRVYGWFSRKKITRDLSMYFLGNFTYDLEKSSVQTFDVSDSSRVIDTVRLDFTSNYGNPSYTCIYRFRVHGYQPDI; via the exons atGGCTTCCTCAACCCAAACTGTTACCTCAGACACAGAAATCATTCATCTCAATGCCCCTACACATTTACCAACGAAATTAACTCAAAACAATTTCCCTGTATGGAGCACACAGGTGAAATCAACTCTAATTGGTCTTGGAGTGATAAGCTACATCGATGGGACAGTCGAAATTCCGGCGcaatttttaaaagataatgtaCCCAATCCTGCCTTTATGGTATGGAACAGACAAGATAAAATCATTTTGAGTGCACTCCTAGGAAGTTGCCATGAGACCATACAACCACTTGTTTCAACTGCTCTCTCTGCCAAAGAAATGTGGGAGCGAATTGTTATCATGTTCGCAAACAAATCAAGGTCACGAGTAATGTCTCTCAAAAGTCATCTCCTTTCAAACCCATGTGGCTCCAGGCCCATCTCAGAGTATCTCAGAGATATACGCACAACAGCTGATGACCTTGCCATTGCAGGTCATCCAATGGCGGACGACGATCTCGTACTATTGACTCTAAATGGTCTCAGTGATGAATACAGTAACATTCGATCAGCCATCAAAGTACGTGAGGCACCTATGACATTTGCTGCTCTTCACGAACAACTTGTTGACCATGAACGAGGCCTGAAAAATAAAGTTCCTGAGCCTACTGTTGTGACTGCAAACTTCACACAGAAAGTTAATCATAATTCACGAGGTATGTATTCAAACTCATCATTTACTCCTCGTACAAATTCATCTTGGAATCAATCATCTCCAGGACGCCCTTATGGCTCCCACTCTGGCCGAAACAATCAGCAATATTTCAACAAGCAGACTCAGTCCTATATCAAAAATAACCGTCCCTATTGTCAATTTTGTCAACGCCAAGGACATGCCACCAAAGAGTGCCGACAACTAGCTCGTTTTTTGAAGGACAATGATATCCAGAATCCAACACCTGCAGTTAATAACACCATGCTTCAACCAAATCAGAAACAACAATGGCTGTTTGATACAGGCGCTTCACATCATATCACGAATGACCCAACTAATTACACTTCTTTTTCAGATTATGGAGGTCCAGAAGAAGTTTTGATCGGCAATGGTTCAGGTCTTCCAATAACACATACAGGAACCTCTCATTTAAATTCTGatgcaaaaaatttcatattaaatgATGTTTTATGTGTTCCTTCTTTAAACAAAAATCTCATCTCAGTGGCAAAATTCTGCAACACTAACAATGTTTCAATTGAATTTTTTCCCTTACAGTTTCAGGTCAATGACCTCAAAACGGGAGTGGTACTACTGCGCGGGGAGAATTACAATGATGTCTATTATGCTCATTCTATTCCACAAAATCTCATGTCTCCTCAAATAAATGTCACCAACTCCACGTTGATTGAATCTTGGCACAATCGGCTGGGCCACCCAGCTTTCCCTGTTCTGAGGCATTTGCTTCTATCAAATAATTTAGTTAGTTCTATTCCATCTGATTCACTGTTTTCATGTAATGCCTGCAACTGTAATAAAAGTCATAAACAACCTTTTGGTGTTTCATCAATGACAAGTTCTCGCCCTTTAGAATTGATATATACTGATGTTTGGGGCCCTGCTGTCACTTCcattgataaatttaaatattatctcTTATTTGTTGATCACTACACCAAATACATATGGCTTTATcctataaaacaaaaatcagaTGTGCACCATGTCTTTATTCAGTTCAAACAGGTTGTGGAAAAATTCTTTAATTTATCcattaaatctattttttcaGATAATGGTGGCGAATTTGTCGCACTTGCTTCTTTTCTGAATTCTCAAGGCATCTCACATTTTACTACTCCTCCACACACTCCTGAACACAATGGCATGGCTGAACGTCGTCATGGTCATATTGTCCAAACAGGTCTCACTCTTTTACATCAGGCATCACTACCTTTAACCTTCTGGTCTCATGCTTTCCAAGCGGCAACATATCTCATCAATCGTTTGCCATCCAGAACCAATCAGTATTGCACCCCGTTTGAGTCACTCTTTGGTAAATCACCAAATTACTCACGGTTAAAGATTTTCGGTTGTCTTTGTTATCCATGGCTTCGTCCATACAATAACTCGAAACTACAACCTAAATCTGTGCCATGTATTTTCTTAGGATACTCTCCTTCTAAGTCCTCCTACAAGTGCCTTGATCTCAATCATAATCGTCTGTATCACTCACGACATGTTCATTTTGTGGAGTCCCAATTTCCTATGCATAATAAGACGCGTGATTCTGCTCTCCCAGTTGTGCCAGACTCGTACTATCCTCCTTTGAACCCCACTGTTGTTACTACACCACCTTTAACTACCACTATTTTACCTCAATCACAAACCACTCAAACTGCTTCCTTTACAGAAACCCCACCTGCTTCACATGAAGGTCCCACGTCTTCATCCTCTAGTCAAATAAATTCACCCGTTGTATCTTCACCTCCCTCGGCTTCATCACAAATTGAGTCTACTTCAGTATCTCATCCACCTTCACCCTCTCCCAATCTACTGCCGGAACCTCGTTCTAGACGTCCCAATCCAAAATACTTTAACTCACAATTCATAAATCATACCACCCTTCATCCCATTTCTCCTTCATTAGAGCCTAAATCAGTATCACAAGCTTTAAAGGATCTTCACTGGCGCGAAGCAATGTCCCTTGAATTTGATGCTCTCACTAAAAATGGCACTTGGGACTTGGTGCCAAAATCAAATCAGCCAACAATAGCGTGTAAGTGGGTTTTTCGGATTAAAAGAAATCCAGATGGGTCTGTTAATAAATATAAGGCGCGCCTTGTTGCAAAAGGCTTTCAACAGCGTCCGGGTGTTGATTATTCAGAAACTTTTAGCCCGGTCACCAAGCCAGCAACAATTCGGATTGTGTTAAGTATTGCTCTTTCTCGTGGCTGGCCAACTCGTCAACTGGACATTAACAACGCATTCCTTAACGGGCACCTGAATGATGAGGTATACATGGTCCAACCTCCAGGCTTTTTGCACCCTTCATATCCACATCATATTTGCAGACTTCGCAGAACTATCTATGGTTTAAAACAGGCATCTCATGAATGGTATAAAGCTCTTAAAACCTTTCTGCTTGAGTATGGTTTTAAAAGTTCTGTTGCTGATTCtgcattatttatttatcactCAGCGGGcatcattatttattttatggtttatgtggatgatattgTGCTTACTGGGAACAATGTGCCGTCTGTTAATAAGTTTGTTGCATGTTTGAATCAAAAATTCTCTCTGAAAGATTTGGGACCACTGCATCATTTTCTGGGAGTTGAAGTTATTCCTACCAATTCAGGTCTATTCTTGTCTCAAGCTAAACATATTTCTGATTTATTATCGCAACATCATTTAGATGGTGCCAAAGAGATGATTACGCCTATGTCAGCTacatcaaatttagtgcttCATGATGGCTCTCAATCTATTGATCCTACTCCATATCGCAAGCTTGTTGGAGGGCTACAATATTTATCAATCACTCGGCCGGATGTGTCTTTCGCAGTTAATAAATTATCTCAATTTATGCATGCTCCTACTGAAAACCATTGGGTTGCTCTTAAACGCATCCTGCGATACCTCAAAGAAAGGGACAATTCATTATG CGATTCAGATTGGGGTGGAGAAAGAGACACTGGACGTTCCACTACAGGTTATGTTGTGTACTTGGGTTCCAATCCAATTTCATGGAAATCATCTAAACAAAATTCTGTTTCGAGGTCTTCTTCAGAGGCGGAATACAAGGCCGTCGCTAATGCAGCAGCTGAACTCATTTGGCTTAAAAATCTATTATCTGAGTTACATATTCCTGCTTCATCTCCGCCTACCATCTACTGTGATAATACAGGGGCAACATATTTGAGCTCCAATCCTGTATTTCACTCGCGCATGAAGCACATCTCCTTGGATTATCATTTTGTGCGTGAACAAGTGGCTGCTGGATCTCTTCGTGTTGCACATGTTCACTCTAAGGATCAATTTGCTGACATTCTTACGAAACCTCTCTCTCGACAAAGTTTTCTTCATCTTCGCACCAAGCTGGGAGTCTCCAATGGAGCCTCCATCTTGAGGGGGCGTAACATGCATTCCGCA GATAGCAAGGTTTCGAATATCGAAGCAAAGACTTCAGACATGGAAAGAGAATTGATTGAGTTGAGGAGTAGAACGAATATGTTGAGTGGTCGAATGGGGAGTTTGGACAAGTATTTTAGTGAGAATGAGGGGTTGTCAAAGGAAGAAGTTTGTGAGGATTATAACAATAGGAAAGGAGGGAACGATGGGTATGTTGATTTGAATGAGATGAGGGTGGTGATGAGGGAGGAATTTAAAAGG AGATTGAAAAACATGCTTGGAAGGGAAGATTATGCATCTGGCGGGGCTGTTGTCAGGAAACATTCGGTGAAGGCTGATTATTTTGCTGATCCAGTGAGGATG
- the LOC135146752 gene encoding uncharacterized protein LOC135146752 — MALGLILGIGRAFRRKRASSLDILTSKRGPRDYYKGKNCKPTGFHTRKGGYVVVQEKLPNYVVPDLTDFKLKPYVSQCAVQGQTSGAADAAK; from the exons ATGGCTCTAGGGCTAATTTTAGGGATTGGACGTGCATTCAGAAGAAAGCGTGCCTCTTCCCTTGACATTCTTACTTCTAAACGAGGTCCACGGGATTACTACAAGGGAAAGAACTGCAAACCTACTGGTTTCCACACTCGAAAAG GAGGATATGTGGTGGTGCAAGAAAAGTTGCCAAATTATGTCGTCCCAGATTTGACCGACTTTAAG TTGAAGCCATATGTATCACAGTGCGCAGTGCAAGGCCAAACCAGTGGAGCAGCTGATGCAGCTAAATAA
- the LOC108215955 gene encoding truncated transcription factor CAULIFLOWER A isoform X2, which yields MGRGKVQLKRIENKINRQVTFSKRRSGLLKKAHEISVLCDAEVALIVFSTKGKLSEFSTDSCMERILERYDRYSTTDGQLVATDSISQGSWILEHAKLKAKIEVLQKNQRHYMGEDLESLSLKELQNLENQLDSALKHLRSKKNQIMFESISQLQKTIKNKEKELAQPSPLEQQNQETSSFVLQKTLQPFNVTGDVFQAVGNSGDVEGTSQQQNQTNTMIPAWMLT from the exons ATGGGCAGGGGCAAAGTACAGTTGAAGAGGATAGAGAACAAGATAAACAGACAAGTTACTTTCTCAAAGAGAAGATCTGGTTTACTCAAAAAAGCCCATGAAATCTCTGTTCTTTGTGATGCTGAGGTTGCTCTCATTGTTTTCTCTACCAAAGGCAAACTTTCTGAATTTTCCACGGATTCTTG CATGGAAAGGATTCTTGAACGATACGATAGATATTCAACAACAGATGGGCAACTTGTTGCTACTGATTCTATATCACAG ggAAGTTGGATTTTAGAGCATGCAAAGCTTAAGGCGAAAATAGAAGTTTTACAGAAAAATCAAAG GCATTACATGGGTGAGGACCTAGAGTCTTTAAGTCTTAAGGAGCTTCAAAATTTGGAAAACCAGCTCGATTCAGCTCTTAAACACCTTCGATCAAAAAAG AATCAAATCATGTTCGAGTCGATATCTCAACTTCAGAAGACG ATCAAGAACAAGGAAAAAGAGCTAGCTCAACCGAGTCCCCTGGAGCAACAAAACCAAGAGACTTCATCTTTTGTTTTGCAAAAAACATTGCAACCATTCAATGTCACCGG TGATGTATTCCAAGCCGTAGGCAACAGCGGAGATGTGGAAGGGACTTCTCAACAACAAAACCAAACTAACACAATGATTCCAGCTTGGATGCTCACGTAA
- the LOC108215955 gene encoding truncated transcription factor CAULIFLOWER A isoform X1 → MGRGKVQLKRIENKINRQVTFSKRRSGLLKKAHEISVLCDAEVALIVFSTKGKLSEFSTDSCMERILERYDRYSTTDGQLVATDSISQGSWILEHAKLKAKIEVLQKNQRHYMGEDLESLSLKELQNLENQLDSALKHLRSKKNQIMFESISQLQKTDKALQDKNHMMSKKIKNKEKELAQPSPLEQQNQETSSFVLQKTLQPFNVTGDVFQAVGNSGDVEGTSQQQNQTNTMIPAWMLT, encoded by the exons ATGGGCAGGGGCAAAGTACAGTTGAAGAGGATAGAGAACAAGATAAACAGACAAGTTACTTTCTCAAAGAGAAGATCTGGTTTACTCAAAAAAGCCCATGAAATCTCTGTTCTTTGTGATGCTGAGGTTGCTCTCATTGTTTTCTCTACCAAAGGCAAACTTTCTGAATTTTCCACGGATTCTTG CATGGAAAGGATTCTTGAACGATACGATAGATATTCAACAACAGATGGGCAACTTGTTGCTACTGATTCTATATCACAG ggAAGTTGGATTTTAGAGCATGCAAAGCTTAAGGCGAAAATAGAAGTTTTACAGAAAAATCAAAG GCATTACATGGGTGAGGACCTAGAGTCTTTAAGTCTTAAGGAGCTTCAAAATTTGGAAAACCAGCTCGATTCAGCTCTTAAACACCTTCGATCAAAAAAG AATCAAATCATGTTCGAGTCGATATCTCAACTTCAGAAGACG GACAAGGCTTTACAGGATAAAAATCACATGATGTCAAAGAAG ATCAAGAACAAGGAAAAAGAGCTAGCTCAACCGAGTCCCCTGGAGCAACAAAACCAAGAGACTTCATCTTTTGTTTTGCAAAAAACATTGCAACCATTCAATGTCACCGG TGATGTATTCCAAGCCGTAGGCAACAGCGGAGATGTGGAAGGGACTTCTCAACAACAAAACCAAACTAACACAATGATTCCAGCTTGGATGCTCACGTAA